One window from the genome of Leptospira johnsonii encodes:
- a CDS encoding LIC_11090 family protein: MKTFTAWFLTLIFFPRLLVPAEGSVFEKLFLGNSICLCNHNSNRETHPNKEDNFFSSKTELPKSSGSEKQDRPNCHSAPESFVHGCSCKKENGDRIFAQIRVFSYYVIVPNIHIIPVPGSIFEMKDLYSEELSKAHNQKLKRPPKSLS, translated from the coding sequence ATGAAAACGTTTACCGCTTGGTTTTTAACTCTGATCTTTTTCCCCCGCTTGCTTGTTCCTGCGGAAGGCAGCGTATTCGAAAAATTGTTTTTAGGAAATTCGATCTGCCTCTGTAATCACAATTCGAACCGAGAGACCCATCCAAACAAAGAGGATAATTTTTTCAGCAGCAAGACGGAACTGCCTAAATCATCCGGCTCTGAAAAACAGGATCGCCCGAACTGTCACTCCGCTCCAGAATCATTCGTTCATGGATGCTCGTGCAAAAAAGAGAATGGCGATCGGATCTTCGCTCAAATCAGAGTCTTTTCTTATTATGTGATCGTTCCTAATATACATATCATTCCTGTTCCGGGATCTATATTTGAAATGAAAGATCTATATTCCGAAGAACTATCTAAAGCTCATAATCAAAAACTAAAACGTCCTCCTAAATCACTTTCCTAA
- a CDS encoding sterol desaturase family protein: MQAYLTEILYSLLSPIRIIFLPSVKIYWFYIFSSILITLLLIAWRGWKEKGFRPKEYLRVTVSKKIWLHESAIVDYKYYFVNTFLFALFFGYFVLSGASVSAFVSVYLSKMFGGINNTVPPGSFFLIVYSILFWLANDFGRFFAHWLLHKTFLWEFHKLHHSAKVLNPLTVYRVHPVEAILVNSLGALCSGIVTGIAVFLFPNGINMLSFLGVNAGIFAFNLYANLRHSHIGLRFPRWLSKILLSPAQHQIHHSTNIDLQNKNIGVSFALWDILFRSLYIPEKGEAEHTVFGLEEEEDENFRNLFQIYFSPFRKILNRIKSKS; the protein is encoded by the coding sequence ATGCAGGCATATTTAACGGAGATTTTATATTCACTTCTCAGTCCGATCCGGATCATATTTCTTCCTTCAGTAAAGATCTATTGGTTCTATATTTTCAGTTCAATTTTGATTACACTATTGTTGATCGCATGGAGAGGCTGGAAGGAAAAAGGCTTTCGGCCTAAAGAATACCTACGTGTAACCGTATCAAAAAAGATATGGTTACACGAGTCAGCGATAGTCGATTATAAATATTATTTCGTAAATACTTTCTTGTTTGCCTTATTCTTCGGTTACTTCGTTCTCTCAGGTGCAAGTGTATCCGCTTTTGTAAGCGTGTATTTATCTAAAATGTTCGGAGGGATCAATAATACCGTTCCCCCAGGATCCTTCTTCCTGATCGTCTATTCTATTTTATTTTGGCTTGCTAACGATTTTGGCAGATTTTTTGCCCACTGGTTGCTTCATAAAACTTTCCTTTGGGAGTTCCACAAATTACATCATTCAGCTAAAGTTTTGAATCCTCTTACAGTATATAGAGTACATCCAGTAGAGGCAATCTTAGTGAATTCATTAGGCGCTCTTTGTTCAGGGATAGTAACCGGGATCGCAGTCTTTCTATTTCCGAATGGGATCAACATGTTATCCTTCTTAGGAGTGAACGCCGGAATTTTTGCATTCAATCTATATGCTAATTTAAGACATTCTCATATTGGCCTCCGTTTTCCTAGATGGTTGAGTAAAATACTTTTAAGTCCCGCCCAACATCAAATTCATCATAGCACGAATATTGATCTTCAGAATAAGAACATAGGAGTATCTTTCGCTCTCTGGGATATTCTTTTCAGAAGTCTTTATATTCCGGAGAAAGGGGAAGCAGAACATACAGTTTTTGGCCTGGAAGAAGAAGAGGATGAAAACTTCCGTAATTTGTTTCAGATCTACTTTTCACCCTTTAGAAAGATACTAAATAGGATAAAATCTAAATCTTGA